One genomic region from Streptomyces sp. Li-HN-5-11 encodes:
- the glgB gene encoding 1,4-alpha-glucan branching enzyme, with product MAPRDTSLPEPSGPVPPAAGRGRAAPPLDPADHERLLSGAHHDPHALLGAHPVPGGIAFRALRPFADAVSVVIDGGRTPLVSEGGGLFSAVLPLAAIPAYTLVVAYGQDEYEVHDPYRFLPALGELDLHLIREGRHEQLWQALGAEPMTHQGVSGTRFTVWAPNARGVRVAGDFSQWDGTAFPMRSLGAAGVWELFLPGIGEGALYKFEITSQYGGRFLKADPMARRTQVPPDTASVVTAAHHEWGDAEWMAHRGDVPVHEAPFSVYEVHLPSWRPGLTYRELAEQLPAYAKEMGFTHVELMPVAEHPFGPSWGYQVTSYYAPTARLGTPDDFRYFVDACHRAGIGVIMDWVPAHFPKDDWALARFDGDPLYEPGNAQRAEHPDWGTYEFDFARTEVRNFLVANAVYWCEEFHIDGLRVDAVASMLYLDYSRDSGQWTPNVHGGREDLDAVAFLQEMNATVYRRAPGVVTIAEESTAWGGVTAPTDAGGLGFGLKWNMGWMHDSLQYMTKEPVHRRYHHHEMTFAMVYAYSENYVLPISHDEVVHGKRSLVSKMPGDWWQRRANHRAYLGYMWAHPGKQLLFMGQEFAQGAEFSEEHGPEWWLLGDGHCAAGDHRGVQDLVRDLNRLYRATPALWQRDTRPEGFRWVVVDAADDNVYAFLRYDAEGAPLLAVSNFSPVVRHGYRLDVPGDVTAWCEVLNTDAARYGGSDVTNPDPVKPEDGRVLLTLPPLATVWLTPYPS from the coding sequence GTGGCACCGCGCGACACGTCACTTCCCGAGCCGTCCGGACCCGTCCCGCCCGCCGCGGGCCGGGGCCGGGCGGCCCCGCCCCTGGACCCCGCCGACCATGAGCGCCTCCTGTCCGGCGCCCACCACGACCCGCACGCACTGCTCGGCGCGCACCCCGTGCCGGGCGGCATCGCCTTCCGGGCGCTGCGTCCGTTCGCCGACGCGGTGAGCGTGGTGATCGACGGCGGGCGCACACCGCTCGTGTCCGAGGGCGGCGGCCTGTTCTCGGCCGTACTGCCGCTGGCCGCGATCCCCGCGTACACGCTGGTGGTGGCCTACGGGCAGGACGAGTACGAGGTCCACGACCCCTACCGCTTCCTGCCCGCGCTCGGCGAACTCGACCTGCACCTGATCAGGGAGGGCCGGCACGAGCAGCTGTGGCAGGCGCTCGGCGCCGAGCCGATGACCCACCAGGGGGTGAGCGGCACCCGGTTCACGGTGTGGGCGCCGAACGCCCGGGGGGTCCGGGTGGCCGGCGACTTCAGCCAATGGGACGGGACGGCGTTTCCCATGCGTTCCCTCGGCGCCGCCGGCGTGTGGGAGCTGTTCCTGCCGGGCATCGGCGAGGGTGCGCTGTACAAGTTCGAGATCACCTCGCAGTACGGCGGCCGGTTCCTCAAGGCCGACCCCATGGCGCGCCGCACTCAGGTGCCGCCCGACACCGCCTCCGTGGTGACGGCCGCGCACCACGAGTGGGGTGACGCGGAGTGGATGGCCCACCGCGGGGACGTCCCGGTGCACGAGGCGCCGTTCTCGGTGTACGAGGTCCACCTGCCGTCCTGGCGGCCGGGGCTCACCTACCGGGAACTGGCCGAGCAGCTGCCGGCGTACGCGAAGGAGATGGGTTTCACACATGTGGAGCTGATGCCGGTCGCCGAGCACCCCTTCGGCCCCTCCTGGGGCTACCAGGTCACCTCCTACTACGCCCCGACCGCCCGCCTGGGCACCCCCGACGACTTCCGGTACTTCGTCGACGCCTGTCACCGGGCCGGCATCGGCGTGATCATGGACTGGGTGCCCGCGCACTTCCCGAAGGACGACTGGGCCCTGGCCCGCTTCGACGGCGACCCCCTGTACGAGCCCGGGAACGCCCAGCGCGCCGAGCACCCCGACTGGGGGACCTACGAGTTCGACTTCGCCCGCACCGAGGTGCGCAACTTCCTGGTCGCGAACGCCGTGTACTGGTGCGAGGAGTTCCACATCGACGGGCTGCGCGTGGACGCGGTGGCCTCCATGCTCTACCTGGACTACTCGCGGGACTCCGGTCAGTGGACACCCAACGTCCACGGCGGCCGGGAGGACCTGGACGCGGTGGCGTTCCTGCAGGAGATGAACGCCACCGTGTACCGCCGGGCACCGGGCGTGGTGACCATCGCCGAGGAGTCCACCGCCTGGGGCGGGGTGACCGCGCCGACCGACGCCGGGGGTCTCGGCTTCGGGCTGAAGTGGAACATGGGCTGGATGCACGACTCGCTGCAGTACATGACCAAGGAGCCGGTGCACCGCAGGTACCACCACCACGAGATGACCTTCGCGATGGTGTACGCCTACAGCGAGAACTACGTGCTGCCCATCTCCCACGACGAGGTCGTGCACGGCAAGCGCTCGCTGGTGTCGAAGATGCCCGGCGACTGGTGGCAGCGGCGCGCCAACCACCGCGCGTACCTGGGTTACATGTGGGCCCACCCCGGCAAGCAGCTGCTGTTCATGGGGCAGGAGTTCGCCCAGGGCGCCGAGTTCTCCGAGGAGCACGGTCCCGAGTGGTGGCTGCTCGGCGACGGCCACTGCGCGGCGGGCGACCACCGCGGGGTGCAGGACCTGGTGCGCGACCTCAACCGGCTCTACCGGGCCACCCCGGCCCTGTGGCAGCGCGACACCCGGCCCGAGGGTTTCCGCTGGGTCGTCGTGGACGCCGCCGACGACAACGTCTACGCGTTCCTGCGCTACGACGCCGAGGGCGCCCCGCTGCTGGCGGTGTCGAACTTCTCGCCCGTGGTGCGGCACGGCTACCGCCTCGACGTGCCCGGCGACGTCACCGCGTGGTGCGAGGTCCTCAACACCGACGCCGCCCGCTACGGCGGCAGCGACGTGACGAACCCGGACCCGGTCAAACCGGAGGACGGGCGCGTCCTCCTCACGCTGCCGCCCCTCGCCACGGTCTGGCTCACGCCGTACCCCTCCTGA